One Erythrobacter aureus DNA segment encodes these proteins:
- a CDS encoding DUF2842 domain-containing protein has product MRKEPTWRIPVGLLGLLLGLSIYGLVIARYAPELIGDWPTLLQTIVYIVLGLVWLLPLRRFLIWMETGRWG; this is encoded by the coding sequence ATGAGGAAAGAACCAACCTGGCGCATTCCGGTCGGCCTGCTTGGCCTCCTGCTGGGCCTTTCGATCTATGGCCTCGTCATCGCTCGTTATGCGCCGGAGTTGATCGGCGATTGGCCGACCCTGTTGCAGACGATCGTTTATATAGTTCTCGGCCTCGTCTGGCTGCTGCCGCTGCGCCGCTTTCTGATCTGGATGGAAACCGGCCGCTGGGGCTGA
- a CDS encoding 5-formyltetrahydrofolate cyclo-ligase: MTKDELRKQLRAARREHVAALPASMRTLVFMRPPAPLLKLVPDDAIIGLYRATATEAPAASYARYFLEQGHAIALPRFADRRGAMEFARFTDPFEESDLENGPFGIAQPSATAEPAAPDVLFVPLVGFTTNGARLGQGGGHYDRWLAANPGTTAIGLAWDTQLVDELPIEPHDVPLSAIVTPTRIYGPFA; this comes from the coding sequence GTGACCAAAGACGAACTCCGCAAACAACTCCGCGCCGCGCGCCGCGAGCATGTGGCGGCGCTGCCTGCCAGCATGCGCACACTCGTGTTCATGCGCCCTCCGGCGCCCTTGCTGAAACTGGTTCCTGACGACGCCATCATCGGACTCTATCGGGCTACAGCCACCGAGGCGCCAGCAGCGTCCTACGCCCGTTACTTCCTAGAGCAGGGTCACGCCATCGCCCTCCCCCGGTTTGCGGACAGGCGCGGAGCGATGGAGTTCGCACGGTTCACCGATCCCTTTGAGGAAAGCGATCTCGAAAACGGTCCCTTCGGCATTGCGCAGCCAAGCGCCACAGCAGAGCCGGCCGCACCGGACGTCCTCTTCGTCCCGCTCGTCGGGTTTACTACAAATGGCGCGCGGCTTGGACAGGGTGGCGGGCACTACGACCGGTGGCTCGCCGCAAATCCCGGCACGACCGCCATCGGCCTTGCCTGGGACACGCAACTGGTAGACGAATTACCGATCGAGCCGCACGACGTCCCGCTGTCCGCCATCGTCACTCCAACCCGTATTTATGGACCCTTCGCATGA
- a CDS encoding cell division protein ZapA, translating to MSNVTLAVGGRNYTVSCEDGQEDHVQRLARVIDEKLGSMGANLSGQEAKNLLFAALLLADELDEAKKAAVDPAEPAIDADKLAGQLERIAIALENAASTLESGAGAS from the coding sequence ATGAGCAATGTCACCCTCGCCGTCGGCGGTCGCAACTATACCGTCTCCTGCGAAGACGGACAGGAAGACCACGTCCAGCGGCTTGCCCGTGTGATCGACGAAAAGCTCGGATCGATGGGCGCCAATCTTTCCGGCCAAGAAGCAAAGAACCTGCTTTTTGCCGCGCTGTTGCTGGCCGATGAGCTCGACGAAGCGAAGAAAGCGGCTGTCGATCCAGCGGAACCGGCAATCGACGCGGATAAGCTGGCCGGTCAGCTCGAACGCATTGCTATAGCGCTTGAGAATGCCGCCTCTACTCTTGAGAGTGGCGCGGGTGCATCCTAA
- the tkt gene encoding transketolase, which translates to MSLDTARMVQMANAIRALSMDAVQAANSGHPGMPMGMADVATVLWSEYLKHDPKAPDWADRDRFVLSAGHGSMLIYSLLHLSGYERPTMEDIRNFRQLGSPCAGHPENFLLDGVESTTGPLGQGLAMAVGMAMAERHLNAAFGDDLVDHRTWVIAGDGCLMEGINHEAIGLAGHLKLGRMVVLWDDNNITIDGTTDLSTSEDIKARYEATGWHVVSCDGHDFADIRRALDEAVADDRPSLVACKTVIGKGAPNKQGTSATHGAPLGDDEISAARAMLGWDAKPFEVPEKVLTDWRDTAERGRQSHSEWDVRLANQEQRGEFERRMAGDLPKNFSLDNYIQSLMAEPQKVATRKASEMTLAQINGKLPETIGGSADLTGSNNTKAGGITAFTADDYSGRYVYYGIREFGMAAAMNGMALHGGVIPYGGTFLVFTDYCRAAIRLSALQQQRVVYVMTHDSIGLGEDGPTHQPVEHVQSLRMMPNVLVMRPADAVETAECWEIALRQKARPTVLALSRQGLPQVRNAPDEIGMCSRGAYRLKKNGNAPKVTLVASGSEVHVALDCAEQLEKQGVGAQVVSMVCTELFDEQDDAYRSDILPDNTLKVSIEAGTTFGWERYVGIDGLTIGIDRFGASAPAGDLFAKFGLTAEAIVPQIMNKLND; encoded by the coding sequence ATGAGTCTCGACACTGCTCGCATGGTCCAGATGGCCAATGCCATCAGGGCGCTTTCTATGGATGCGGTGCAGGCGGCGAATTCGGGGCATCCCGGCATGCCCATGGGTATGGCCGATGTCGCGACCGTGCTGTGGAGCGAATATCTGAAGCACGATCCCAAGGCACCAGACTGGGCCGATCGCGATCGCTTCGTCCTGTCGGCGGGTCACGGATCGATGCTGATCTATTCCCTGCTCCACCTATCGGGCTACGAACGCCCGACGATGGAGGACATCCGGAATTTTCGGCAACTTGGGTCCCCCTGTGCGGGGCACCCGGAGAACTTCCTGCTTGATGGGGTCGAAAGTACGACTGGACCGCTGGGGCAGGGGCTGGCAATGGCGGTGGGCATGGCAATGGCCGAGCGTCATCTCAACGCGGCCTTCGGTGACGATCTGGTCGATCATCGTACCTGGGTGATAGCGGGTGACGGATGCTTGATGGAAGGCATCAATCACGAGGCGATCGGCCTCGCCGGACATCTCAAGCTCGGCCGGATGGTGGTGTTGTGGGACGACAACAACATCACCATCGATGGCACAACCGACCTGTCCACCAGCGAGGACATAAAGGCCCGGTACGAAGCGACGGGATGGCATGTCGTAAGCTGCGACGGTCACGATTTCGCGGACATCCGGCGCGCGCTCGACGAAGCTGTTGCTGACGACCGCCCGTCGCTCGTCGCCTGTAAGACGGTCATCGGCAAGGGGGCGCCCAACAAGCAGGGCACCAGTGCCACCCATGGCGCCCCGCTTGGCGACGACGAGATTTCCGCTGCGCGCGCCATGCTGGGATGGGATGCGAAACCCTTCGAAGTGCCCGAGAAGGTTCTGACCGACTGGCGTGACACCGCGGAACGCGGGCGCCAGTCCCATTCCGAATGGGACGTTCGCTTAGCCAACCAGGAGCAGAGGGGCGAATTCGAACGTCGAATGGCGGGTGATCTCCCGAAAAACTTCAGCCTCGACAATTATATCCAGTCGCTGATGGCCGAGCCGCAGAAGGTCGCGACCCGCAAGGCGAGCGAAATGACCTTGGCGCAGATCAACGGCAAATTGCCCGAGACCATCGGCGGCAGCGCCGACCTGACCGGATCGAACAACACCAAGGCGGGCGGTATTACCGCCTTCACCGCCGACGATTATTCGGGCCGCTACGTCTATTACGGTATCCGCGAATTCGGCATGGCCGCCGCGATGAACGGCATGGCGCTGCATGGCGGCGTCATTCCCTATGGCGGCACCTTCCTCGTCTTCACCGATTATTGCCGCGCGGCCATTCGCCTTTCGGCTTTGCAGCAGCAGCGTGTCGTCTATGTGATGACTCATGACAGCATCGGGCTTGGCGAGGACGGCCCGACCCACCAGCCTGTCGAGCATGTCCAGTCGCTGCGGATGATGCCGAATGTGCTGGTGATGCGCCCGGCCGACGCGGTGGAGACAGCCGAATGTTGGGAGATCGCCCTGCGGCAGAAGGCCCGTCCAACGGTTCTCGCGCTTAGCCGTCAGGGCCTGCCGCAAGTCCGCAACGCCCCCGACGAGATCGGCATGTGCTCAAGGGGCGCCTATCGCCTCAAGAAGAACGGCAACGCCCCCAAGGTCACGTTGGTCGCAAGCGGCAGCGAAGTGCATGTCGCGCTCGACTGTGCTGAACAGCTCGAAAAGCAGGGCGTTGGCGCGCAGGTCGTCTCGATGGTTTGCACCGAGCTTTTCGACGAGCAGGACGATGCGTATCGCAGCGATATTTTACCCGACAATACGCTCAAGGTTTCGATCGAGGCAGGCACCACCTTCGGCTGGGAACGCTATGTCGGGATCGATGGATTGACGATCGGGATCGACCGGTTCGGCGCCAGCGCCCCGGCTGGCGATCTGTTCGCGAAATTCGGTCTTACCGCGGAGGCCATCGTTCCGCAAATCATGAATAAACTGAACGATTAA
- the gap gene encoding type I glyceraldehyde-3-phosphate dehydrogenase produces the protein MATKVAINGFGRIGRLVARAILERDDHDLELVSINDLADTKSNALLFQYDSTHGRFPGTVEVGDNAIIVNGKSIAVTSERDPGNLPHGKMGVDIVLECTGVFQSHEAAEPHLKAGAKRVLISAPAKNVSATIVYGVNHETLTAEDVIVSNASCTTNCLSPVAKVLHDTVGIERGFMTTIHSYTNDQRMLDQMHGDMRRARGGAQNMIPTTTGAARAVGLVLPELAGKLDGSSVRVPTPNVSLVDLVFTPGRDTSAEELNAALKAASEGAMKGVLDYTDQPLVSSDFNHHPASSTVDSLETSVMEGKLARVVSWYDNEWGFSNRMIDTAGVMAKFL, from the coding sequence ATGGCGACCAAGGTTGCAATCAATGGCTTCGGACGTATCGGCCGCCTCGTGGCGCGCGCCATTCTGGAACGTGACGATCATGATCTCGAGCTCGTTTCGATCAACGATCTGGCCGATACCAAGTCGAACGCCCTGCTGTTCCAGTACGACAGCACGCACGGCCGTTTCCCCGGCACGGTCGAAGTCGGCGACAATGCGATCATCGTGAATGGCAAGTCGATCGCGGTGACCAGCGAGCGCGATCCGGGCAACCTGCCGCATGGCAAAATGGGCGTCGATATTGTCCTCGAATGCACCGGCGTCTTCCAGAGCCACGAAGCGGCCGAACCGCATCTCAAAGCTGGCGCCAAGCGCGTGCTGATCTCCGCTCCGGCGAAAAATGTTTCGGCCACAATCGTATACGGTGTAAACCACGAAACGCTGACCGCCGAGGACGTGATCGTCTCCAACGCTAGCTGCACCACCAATTGTCTCTCGCCGGTTGCCAAGGTGCTGCACGACACCGTGGGTATCGAGCGCGGCTTCATGACCACCATTCACAGCTACACCAACGACCAGCGCATGCTCGACCAGATGCACGGCGACATGCGCCGTGCCCGCGGCGGTGCGCAGAACATGATCCCGACCACCACCGGCGCAGCCCGCGCGGTCGGCCTCGTGCTGCCCGAACTGGCCGGCAAGCTCGACGGCAGCTCGGTGCGCGTACCGACGCCCAACGTCAGCCTTGTCGATCTCGTCTTCACGCCCGGCCGCGATACCAGCGCCGAGGAACTGAACGCAGCCCTAAAGGCGGCTTCGGAAGGGGCAATGAAAGGCGTGCTCGACTATACCGACCAGCCGCTCGTCAGCAGCGATTTCAACCATCATCCGGCCAGTTCGACAGTCGACAGCCTGGAAACCAGCGTGATGGAAGGCAAGCTTGCCCGCGTCGTCAGCTGGTACGACAATGAATGGGGCTTCTCGAACCGCATGATCGACACCGCCGGCGTGATGGCGAAGTTCCTTTAA
- a CDS encoding phosphoglycerate kinase — MSSFRTLDDLGDITGKVALVRVDLNLPMQEGRASDVTRAEAVKPTILELADKGAKVLLLAHFGRPKGQRHSTMSTSMVQGDVERVLDREIMFIPEVMGPVVEQSIGILRDGDIGLLDNVRFWPGEEANDPEFAKGIAAHGDFYVNDAFSAAHRAHASTEGLAHRLPAYAGRAMEAELKALDAALGNPEAPVAAIVGGAKVSTKLDVLHNLVGKVEHLVIGGGMANTFLAAKGVDVGKSLCEHDLADTANRIMDEADHAGCTVHLPYDVVVAKEFSANPPSLRTSNVHEVAKDEMILDIGPLAVEALGDVLKTCRTLVWNGPLGAFETEPFDAATVSLAKTAAALTQDGSLISVAGGGDTVAALAHAGVKDDFTFVSTAGGAFLEWMEGKDLPGVAALTA; from the coding sequence ATGAGCAGTTTCAGGACCCTGGACGACCTTGGCGATATTACCGGCAAGGTCGCATTGGTGCGCGTCGATCTCAACCTGCCGATGCAGGAAGGCCGCGCCTCCGATGTGACCCGGGCAGAGGCGGTCAAGCCGACCATCCTCGAGCTTGCCGACAAGGGTGCCAAGGTCCTGCTGCTCGCTCATTTCGGTCGTCCCAAGGGCCAGCGTCATTCGACCATGAGCACGAGCATGGTGCAAGGCGATGTGGAACGCGTGCTCGACCGCGAAATCATGTTCATCCCCGAGGTGATGGGGCCGGTTGTCGAACAGTCGATCGGTATCCTGCGCGATGGCGATATCGGCTTGCTCGACAATGTCCGTTTCTGGCCGGGCGAGGAGGCCAATGACCCGGAATTTGCCAAGGGCATTGCCGCTCACGGCGATTTCTACGTCAACGATGCCTTTTCCGCTGCGCACCGCGCGCATGCCTCGACCGAGGGATTGGCGCATCGCCTCCCGGCCTATGCCGGCCGTGCGATGGAAGCCGAGCTGAAGGCGCTCGACGCCGCGCTTGGCAACCCCGAAGCGCCGGTGGCTGCTATCGTCGGCGGAGCCAAGGTCTCGACCAAGCTCGACGTGCTCCACAACCTGGTCGGCAAGGTCGAGCATCTCGTTATCGGCGGGGGCATGGCCAATACCTTCCTCGCCGCGAAGGGCGTCGATGTCGGCAAATCGCTGTGCGAGCATGACCTTGCCGACACGGCCAACCGGATCATGGATGAAGCGGATCATGCCGGTTGCACCGTCCACCTGCCGTATGACGTGGTGGTGGCGAAAGAGTTTTCTGCCAACCCGCCATCTCTGCGGACATCCAACGTTCATGAGGTCGCCAAGGACGAAATGATCCTAGATATCGGTCCGTTGGCGGTGGAAGCCTTGGGCGATGTCCTCAAAACCTGTCGTACGCTGGTATGGAACGGTCCGCTGGGTGCATTCGAAACCGAACCTTTCGATGCGGCCACGGTCTCCCTAGCCAAAACGGCGGCTGCTCTGACGCAGGATGGTTCGCTGATTTCCGTAGCTGGTGGTGGCGATACCGTCGCCGCGCTCGCGCATGCCGGGGTCAAAGATGACTTCACCTTCGTATCTACTGCGGGCGGCGCGTTCCTGGAATGGATGGAAGGCAAGGATCTGCCCGGCGTTGCGGCGCTGACCGCATGA
- a CDS encoding PaaI family thioesterase: protein MSENEAVGSSGGLVPVTEGDWAGWSVWQGDAFEQRAGPFYERREDDGSMVAAFRAEERHMNGAGFMHGGCMMTFADSAIFTIATDALAGSHGVTMHLAGDFLDPARVGQLIEARGEVVRAGGKTIYVVGMIRADGAPVLSFNGIIRKITRR, encoded by the coding sequence ATGAGCGAGAACGAAGCGGTAGGATCGAGCGGTGGTCTCGTGCCTGTCACCGAAGGGGACTGGGCAGGATGGTCGGTATGGCAGGGCGACGCCTTCGAGCAGCGCGCGGGGCCGTTTTACGAGCGCCGCGAGGACGATGGCTCGATGGTTGCGGCCTTCCGCGCCGAAGAACGCCATATGAATGGCGCAGGCTTCATGCACGGTGGCTGCATGATGACCTTTGCCGATAGCGCTATCTTCACGATCGCGACCGATGCTCTTGCCGGTTCGCACGGCGTGACCATGCATCTGGCAGGCGACTTCCTCGATCCGGCGCGCGTCGGCCAGTTGATCGAGGCGCGCGGAGAGGTTGTGCGCGCGGGCGGCAAGACGATCTATGTCGTCGGCATGATCCGGGCCGATGGTGCCCCGGTGCTCAGTTTCAACGGGATCATCCGAAAGATCACCAGGCGATAG
- a CDS encoding flavodoxin family protein, with the protein MLDDIQQKLCDESASDFSDLKALTINCTLKPTPQGSHTDKLLGVVEAILVRNDVALKSVRLVDHDIAPGVYPDMTEHGAERDDWPTIWEKVRAADILVVGTPIWLGEKSSVCQRLIERLYGHSGDTNDRGQYIFYGKVGGCIVTGNEDGIKHVGMGVLYSLQHVGYTIPPQADAGWIGEAGPGPSYGDAKEDGSGYVGFDNDFTRRNTTFMTWNLMHMARMLKDAGGIPAHGNSVDLWNKGRRFDAPNPEYR; encoded by the coding sequence ATGCTCGACGACATCCAGCAAAAGCTCTGCGACGAAAGCGCGTCCGATTTTTCAGACCTAAAGGCCTTGACGATAAACTGTACGTTGAAGCCGACGCCGCAAGGTTCGCACACCGACAAGCTGCTCGGCGTTGTGGAGGCAATTTTGGTGAGGAACGATGTCGCGTTAAAAAGCGTGCGGCTTGTCGACCACGATATCGCCCCGGGCGTGTATCCCGATATGACCGAGCACGGCGCCGAGCGCGACGACTGGCCGACAATCTGGGAAAAAGTGCGTGCAGCCGACATCCTTGTCGTCGGAACACCGATCTGGCTGGGCGAGAAAAGTTCGGTCTGCCAGCGCCTGATCGAACGGCTCTACGGCCATTCGGGCGACACCAACGATCGCGGCCAATATATCTTCTACGGAAAGGTCGGTGGCTGTATCGTTACCGGTAATGAAGACGGAATAAAGCATGTCGGCATGGGCGTGCTCTATTCCCTGCAGCATGTCGGCTACACCATTCCTCCCCAGGCCGATGCCGGCTGGATCGGCGAAGCAGGCCCCGGGCCGAGCTATGGCGACGCGAAGGAAGATGGGTCGGGCTATGTCGGTTTCGACAATGATTTCACCCGCCGCAACACGACCTTCATGACCTGGAACCTGATGCACATGGCGCGGATGCTCAAGGACGCGGGCGGCATCCCAGCGCATGGCAATTCGGTCGATCTGTGGAACAAGGGACGACGCTTCGACGCGCCCAATCCCGAATATCGCTAG
- a CDS encoding fructose bisphosphate aldolase, with protein sequence MTFDEMKARIAEGQGFIAALDQSGGSTPKALKGYGVDDTAWSTEDEMFGLIHEMRQRIIEAPSFGNGKVIGAILFEKTMEGVSGGKPVPARLKERGIVPFLKVDKGLEDERDGAQLMKPNPGLEAMCHRAKELGVFGTKMRSVIKSANPVGIKEAVHQQFAEGARILSSGLVPMLEPEYDITADDRAEGEKILLDAIEEGLDALPEGQQVMLKLSIPKEAGLYSGLTKHPKVLRVVALSGGYSTDEACRELAKNPGMIASFSRGLLQDLRATQSDEEFDRTLSGAIDQIHAASVA encoded by the coding sequence ATGACTTTTGATGAGATGAAGGCGCGTATCGCCGAAGGCCAGGGCTTCATTGCAGCACTCGATCAGTCGGGCGGTTCGACCCCCAAGGCACTCAAGGGGTATGGAGTCGATGATACGGCATGGAGCACGGAGGACGAAATGTTCGGCCTGATCCATGAAATGCGCCAGCGCATTATCGAAGCGCCCAGCTTCGGCAATGGCAAGGTGATCGGCGCCATTCTGTTTGAAAAGACCATGGAAGGGGTGAGTGGCGGTAAGCCGGTTCCGGCGCGCCTCAAGGAGCGCGGAATCGTACCGTTTCTCAAGGTCGACAAGGGGCTCGAAGACGAACGCGACGGTGCACAGCTGATGAAGCCCAATCCGGGCCTCGAAGCTATGTGCCATCGCGCCAAGGAACTCGGCGTTTTCGGCACCAAGATGCGTAGCGTCATCAAGTCGGCCAATCCGGTCGGAATCAAGGAAGCCGTCCACCAGCAGTTCGCCGAAGGCGCGCGTATCCTCAGCTCCGGTCTGGTGCCGATGCTGGAGCCCGAATACGACATCACCGCTGACGATCGTGCCGAAGGCGAAAAAATCCTGCTCGACGCGATCGAGGAAGGGCTCGATGCGCTGCCCGAAGGCCAGCAGGTCATGCTCAAACTATCGATCCCCAAGGAAGCTGGCCTCTATTCCGGGCTTACCAAGCACCCCAAGGTGCTTCGCGTTGTCGCTCTGTCGGGTGGGTATTCGACTGACGAAGCCTGCCGTGAGCTGGCAAAGAACCCCGGTATGATCGCCAGCTTCAGCCGCGGTCTGCTGCAGGACCTGCGCGCCACGCAGAGCGATGAGGAGTTCGACCGGACCCTCTCGGGCGCGATCGACCAGATCCACGCGGCCAGCGTCGCCTGA
- the thiE gene encoding thiamine phosphate synthase: MTDTMPSTQLYLISPLDVSGDFPARLERALDAGPGLVTAFQFRVKGIDQHEAATLAEPLQAICAARDVAFIVNDDIALAKRLRADGVHLGQGDGDPRDAREQLGREAQIGVTCHASRHLALEAGEAGADYVAFGAFFPSTTKDTEHRAELALLEWWSEMVELPSVAIGGITPDNCRPLIEAGADFLAVSGAVWNGDEVAAIKAFAEQIAPA; this comes from the coding sequence ATGACTGATACCATGCCCTCGACCCAGCTCTATCTCATCTCGCCGCTCGATGTATCGGGCGATTTCCCAGCGCGGCTTGAACGCGCGCTCGATGCCGGACCCGGTCTCGTTACCGCCTTCCAATTCCGGGTAAAAGGTATCGACCAGCACGAGGCCGCAACGCTCGCCGAACCGTTGCAGGCTATTTGCGCGGCGCGCGACGTCGCCTTCATCGTCAACGATGACATTGCGCTTGCAAAGCGTCTCAGGGCGGACGGCGTCCATCTGGGTCAGGGCGACGGCGATCCCAGGGACGCGCGCGAGCAGCTTGGCCGCGAAGCACAGATCGGGGTGACCTGTCACGCATCGCGCCATCTCGCGCTCGAAGCCGGCGAGGCGGGAGCAGACTACGTCGCTTTCGGCGCGTTCTTCCCCAGCACGACGAAGGACACCGAGCATCGCGCCGAACTCGCACTGTTGGAATGGTGGAGCGAAATGGTCGAACTGCCCTCGGTCGCGATCGGTGGCATCACGCCTGACAATTGCAGGCCGCTGATAGAGGCAGGGGCGGACTTCCTCGCCGTGTCGGGTGCGGTGTGGAACGGCGACGAAGTTGCCGCAATAAAAGCTTTCGCGGAGCAAATCGCCCCTGCGTGA
- a CDS encoding L,D-transpeptidase family protein produces the protein MRIFVLAAVSSLALAACGMQGQDNKQEGDPVANSDSGRDYGYETYGDDNLADTMASNDDRYRNEIGADAGGEQAQPSELPDAEERPIMQAQVVLDRVGFGPGVIDGKMGMSTENALRGFQEANDLEITGKLDEATKSALADWERIPATRVVTIPASWGEERYIDMPEDVAEKAKLERLGYASLDERLAERFHTTVEVLKQLNPNGQPATAADIKGPNPQPTPTPDIARPDGQEPSYFQAGQQIRVPNIGGDRIAPGSIEDGNWQRTLASLGVGTEQPEVDRIVVSKAGKTLKAYRGDELVALFTVSSGSSEFPLPIGEWDILGEAYNPPYSYDPEVLGEGEGETYTLAPGPNSPVGVVWIDLSKEHYGIHGTPDPETIGRAQSSGCVRLTNWDAARLAGMVSQSTQVIFEP, from the coding sequence ATGCGTATATTCGTTCTCGCCGCCGTTTCCTCGTTGGCCCTCGCCGCGTGTGGCATGCAGGGCCAGGACAATAAGCAAGAAGGCGATCCGGTCGCCAACAGCGATAGCGGCAGGGATTATGGCTACGAGACCTATGGCGACGACAACCTCGCCGATACCATGGCCTCAAACGACGATCGCTACCGGAACGAGATCGGCGCGGATGCCGGAGGCGAGCAGGCGCAGCCGTCCGAATTGCCCGATGCCGAAGAGCGCCCAATCATGCAGGCACAGGTTGTGCTCGACCGCGTTGGTTTCGGTCCCGGCGTGATCGACGGCAAGATGGGAATGAGTACGGAAAACGCCCTTCGGGGCTTCCAGGAAGCGAACGATCTCGAGATTACCGGCAAGCTCGACGAAGCGACCAAGAGCGCACTTGCCGATTGGGAGCGGATACCGGCGACCCGCGTGGTCACGATCCCCGCAAGCTGGGGCGAGGAACGCTATATCGATATGCCGGAAGACGTTGCCGAGAAAGCGAAGCTCGAACGCCTCGGCTACGCGTCGCTTGACGAGCGCCTTGCCGAGCGATTCCATACCACGGTGGAAGTGCTCAAACAGCTTAATCCGAACGGCCAGCCAGCTACAGCGGCGGATATCAAGGGGCCGAACCCACAGCCTACACCCACGCCCGACATCGCGCGTCCGGACGGACAAGAGCCGAGTTATTTCCAAGCGGGCCAACAGATCCGCGTTCCCAATATCGGCGGCGACCGCATTGCGCCGGGATCGATCGAGGACGGCAACTGGCAGCGCACGCTCGCCTCGCTGGGTGTCGGAACCGAACAGCCAGAGGTGGATCGCATCGTCGTGAGCAAGGCGGGCAAGACATTGAAGGCCTATCGGGGTGACGAGCTGGTTGCGCTGTTCACGGTGAGTTCGGGCTCGAGCGAATTCCCGCTCCCGATCGGAGAATGGGATATCCTCGGCGAGGCTTACAATCCGCCCTATAGCTACGATCCCGAAGTGCTCGGCGAAGGCGAGGGAGAGACTTACACTTTGGCTCCAGGACCCAATTCGCCTGTCGGCGTGGTGTGGATCGACCTCAGCAAGGAGCATTACGGTATCCACGGGACGCCCGACCCCGAAACGATCGGTCGGGCTCAGTCGAGCGGTTGTGTGCGCCTGACGAATTGGGATGCGGCGCGGCTTGCCGGGATGGTATCGCAATCGACGCAGGTGATTTTCGAACCATAA
- a CDS encoding M23 family metallopeptidase, protein MALIDRILTIIVTATITSAVWIVAGGSLIENASSVSQRERTRPAEAAPSPNAATADRGAEPDTEGSDTPAGTALDSSVTSVPDARSGRELVVPVLNVRPSELTDTFSDSRADGSRLHEAIDIMAPKGTSVVAAGPGEIEKLFESDAGGLTIYVRSPDRRTIHYYAHLDEYAPGLKEGQRVRRGQRLGTVGSSGNASEDAPHLHFAILQTTEEAAWWEPANAVNPYPLLTSR, encoded by the coding sequence ATGGCCTTGATCGATCGCATTCTCACCATCATCGTTACCGCCACGATTACCAGCGCGGTCTGGATCGTCGCTGGGGGCAGCCTCATCGAGAATGCGTCCAGTGTGAGCCAGCGCGAGCGGACACGTCCGGCAGAGGCCGCGCCGAGTCCGAACGCGGCGACCGCCGATCGAGGGGCAGAGCCTGATACAGAGGGGAGCGATACCCCTGCTGGCACAGCGCTCGATTCATCGGTTACTTCCGTGCCCGATGCGCGTAGCGGTCGCGAATTGGTCGTTCCCGTGCTCAACGTCCGCCCAAGCGAGCTAACAGATACATTCAGCGATTCGCGCGCGGACGGATCGCGCCTGCATGAGGCGATCGACATTATGGCGCCCAAAGGCACCAGCGTCGTGGCAGCGGGTCCGGGAGAAATCGAAAAGCTGTTTGAAAGCGATGCGGGTGGATTGACGATCTATGTTCGCTCGCCCGACCGCCGCACGATCCACTATTACGCCCATCTCGACGAATATGCGCCGGGTCTCAAGGAAGGGCAGCGGGTACGGCGCGGCCAACGTCTCGGTACGGTCGGCAGCTCGGGAAATGCCTCCGAGGATGCGCCGCACCTGCATTTCGCAATTCTGCAGACGACCGAAGAAGCGGCATGGTGGGAGCCCGCCAACGCGGTGAATCCCTACCCATTGCTGACCAGCCGCTGA
- a CDS encoding elongation factor P has translation MKHAINTAVFAAMACLAWTPAFAQGRLSLLEQGEYVCALPGDATGAAWIEQEGRDFAITGGSSYRTAKGSGTYLMEGKRVLFTRGPMRGARFMRLGSRLLQEVGRDGKLGRLRCHRAGPLKS, from the coding sequence ATGAAACACGCCATAAACACAGCCGTTTTCGCCGCGATGGCATGCCTTGCCTGGACCCCTGCATTCGCGCAGGGTCGTCTCTCGCTGCTCGAACAGGGGGAGTATGTCTGCGCTCTACCCGGCGATGCGACCGGTGCCGCGTGGATCGAACAGGAAGGCCGCGATTTCGCGATCACCGGCGGGTCGAGCTACCGCACCGCCAAGGGCAGCGGGACCTATCTCATGGAGGGCAAGCGAGTGCTCTTTACCCGTGGTCCCATGCGCGGCGCGCGCTTCATGCGGCTGGGATCGCGTCTGTTGCAAGAGGTCGGACGCGATGGAAAGCTGGGCCGCCTGCGCTGCCATCGCGCCGGGCCGCTCAAGAGCTGA